A genomic region of Candidatus Cybelea sp. contains the following coding sequences:
- a CDS encoding acyl-CoA reductase, protein MMVKSLPVRSIVHAIDAAASAWRNPALAARQRARAAVSERMEYSLPVVDYAFDRLFRSITADGLRRVIAAELGSLDALDTFIECEPGLFAKALGIGRVCVVSSRTTIGVAILPAIFALCAKCDVLVKDRADHLVAAFFATLAEASPEFGPAAVARPWRGERDRVDLAEYDCVVAFGADATLNAIASTLRVPTRYIAYPAKSSAGYLAAPALQSESEAAALARDAARDMLLYDGEGCLSLHLLFVERGGHVSPQAFCTLLRRAIETVEVRFPALPRTEGAARRAMARDLAAFRTAVVDRDVVDAAASSLVLLDAPLEEAPLLAPRAINVRSVDAPADALEYLRLHRISLESLAVAPGGAPARDLAAASGAARVAPFGSLQAPRLANPHGGRPRIAEFVRWIVDET, encoded by the coding sequence ATGATGGTTAAGAGCCTGCCCGTGCGATCCATCGTCCACGCGATCGACGCGGCCGCGAGCGCCTGGAGGAATCCGGCGCTCGCGGCGCGGCAACGCGCTCGCGCGGCGGTAAGCGAGCGCATGGAATACTCTCTGCCGGTCGTCGATTACGCGTTCGACCGCCTGTTTCGTTCGATAACCGCGGACGGGCTGCGCCGCGTTATCGCTGCCGAACTGGGCTCGCTCGACGCCCTCGACACCTTTATCGAGTGCGAACCCGGGCTGTTCGCGAAAGCACTCGGGATCGGGCGCGTCTGCGTCGTTTCTAGCCGCACGACGATCGGCGTCGCGATCCTCCCCGCGATCTTCGCGCTTTGCGCGAAGTGCGACGTGCTGGTGAAAGACCGCGCGGATCACCTCGTCGCCGCCTTTTTTGCGACGCTCGCCGAGGCGTCGCCGGAGTTTGGTCCGGCTGCCGTCGCCCGGCCTTGGCGAGGCGAACGCGACCGCGTAGACCTCGCAGAGTACGACTGCGTCGTCGCCTTCGGGGCCGATGCGACGCTAAACGCCATCGCGAGCACGCTGCGCGTTCCCACGCGTTACATCGCGTATCCGGCAAAATCCAGCGCCGGATACCTCGCTGCGCCGGCACTGCAAAGCGAAAGCGAGGCCGCAGCGCTGGCACGGGACGCGGCGCGTGACATGCTCCTCTATGACGGCGAAGGCTGCCTTTCGCTTCACCTGCTCTTCGTCGAGCGCGGCGGCCACGTCTCTCCGCAAGCGTTTTGCACCCTCCTGCGGCGCGCGATCGAAACGGTTGAAGTGCGCTTTCCGGCCCTGCCGCGGACCGAAGGCGCGGCGAGACGCGCCATGGCGCGCGATCTGGCCGCCTTTCGAACCGCGGTCGTCGATCGCGATGTCGTCGATGCCGCTGCATCCTCGCTGGTGCTCCTCGATGCACCCTTGGAAGAAGCTCCGCTCCTTGCGCCGCGAGCGATCAACGTACGCTCCGTAGACGCGCCGGCGGATGCGCTTGAATATCTGCGGCTGCATCGGATCAGCCTCGAGTCGCTCGCGGTAGCACCGGGCGGCGCCCCGGCACGCGATCTTGCCGCCGCAAGCGGTGCGGCGCGGGTCGCGCCGTTTGGTTCGCTGCAGGCGCCCCGCTTGGCGAATCCGCACGGCGGCCGCCCGCGAATTGCCGAGTTCGTTCGCTGGATCGTCGACGAAACGTGA
- a CDS encoding DUF1565 domain-containing protein: protein MRTAWFSRLFFAAVAVVALGGVLSGTGCTKWGQPGPITPTLEPISTLYVDAGSGSDTSGNGSQSKPYRTLTKAVDVIATSKNLSANGVTINLTRGDYDAAIGEKFPIVVPTNVTLSGPNFTGDPRSGAFVNGIGQDALYEKLLHAPSGSAYATMDIVPGVTVTIRNLYVGAARVKIPGSAAYVSVDDFGAVSGSDAGFGAGVVSSLPNIGGVLTIGGSLDCSSCQIRGNLFAIGALSVPGSSSGSGSGSGSGSGCSGSGSGSGSGSGSGSGNCPGVATITLTHADVDASLSARVTDIATDGSANITASNQSFVRAAYAFQDSLKPIAAVAPGAVDFGGGAGKSPGGNVFIGAHVTEIDISRRSETIYALDDVWNPNQQRANRNSQYSRRIVFHAGASGKNVTIVKSAAGSTVTVGPAVAPTPSTSPSPTPT from the coding sequence ATGCGAACTGCCTGGTTTTCGCGTCTCTTCTTTGCAGCAGTCGCGGTTGTCGCCCTGGGCGGCGTGCTGAGCGGGACGGGCTGCACCAAATGGGGTCAACCCGGCCCGATTACGCCGACGCTCGAGCCGATCTCGACGCTCTACGTCGACGCCGGCAGCGGGAGCGATACGAGCGGCAACGGGAGTCAAAGCAAACCCTACCGGACGCTGACCAAGGCCGTCGACGTGATCGCGACGTCGAAGAATCTGTCCGCGAACGGCGTCACGATCAACCTCACCCGCGGCGATTACGACGCGGCCATCGGCGAGAAATTTCCCATCGTGGTCCCCACCAATGTAACCTTGTCGGGTCCAAATTTTACCGGCGATCCGCGCAGCGGCGCCTTCGTGAATGGAATCGGACAGGACGCACTGTACGAGAAGCTTTTGCACGCGCCTTCGGGCAGCGCGTACGCCACGATGGATATCGTACCGGGCGTGACCGTTACGATCAGAAACCTCTACGTCGGCGCGGCGCGGGTAAAAATCCCCGGATCGGCAGCGTACGTATCGGTGGACGATTTCGGGGCGGTCAGCGGTTCGGATGCCGGGTTCGGCGCCGGAGTCGTGTCGTCGCTGCCCAACATCGGCGGCGTTCTGACCATCGGCGGGTCGCTCGATTGCAGTTCGTGTCAAATCCGCGGCAATCTCTTCGCCATCGGTGCGCTCTCCGTTCCCGGCTCCTCGTCGGGCTCGGGCTCGGGTTCCGGTTCCGGTTCGGGCTGCAGTGGGAGCGGTAGTGGCAGCGGCAGCGGTAGTGGTAGTGGTAGCGGCAACTGTCCGGGTGTAGCAACGATCACCCTTACGCACGCGGACGTCGACGCCTCGCTTTCTGCGCGCGTTACCGACATCGCCACCGACGGCAGCGCCAACATCACCGCATCGAATCAGTCGTTCGTGCGGGCGGCGTACGCATTCCAAGACTCCCTCAAACCAATCGCCGCCGTCGCGCCGGGCGCGGTCGACTTCGGCGGCGGGGCGGGTAAATCGCCGGGCGGCAACGTCTTTATTGGGGCGCATGTCACCGAGATCGACATCAGCCGCCGGTCGGAGACGATTTACGCGCTCGACGATGTCTGGAATCCCAATCAGCAGCGGGCAAACCGTAATAGTCAGTACAGCCGCAGGATCGTTTTTCACGCCGGAGCGAGTGGAAAGAATGTGACGATCGTTAAAAGCGCCGCCGGGTCGACGGTAACGGTTGGGCCGGCCGTCGCGCCGACGCCGAGTACCTCGCCCAGCCCGACCCCCACGTAG